The sequence below is a genomic window from Desulfomicrobium macestii.
AGGCGGGTTGCGCCTGTTTTGCCTGCAACTCGGCCAGTGCCGCCTGAACATGGTCCACCTCCACGTCCGAAGCGGCGGCAACGGCCCCGGACTTTTGAGTGGTCCCACCGGCAGCACCGTATATGTCGATGACCACGCGGTACGGCTCAGGCAGGGTAAAAACCCGATAGTGATCCATCGCCATCAGATCGAAGGTGATGAGCGCTCCTCCGGCCGGATCCGGAGCAACCTGAATCTTGGAAAGGATTCCGTCCTCGATACTGCGCACGGGCATGACGTCGGCCGCGATACCGGCCTGCTGCAGCGTGATCTGCAACTGCTTGTTGCCGTTTTTGGCCTTCTCGACGAGCGCCCGTTCATAGTGTGCATCCTGGGTGATATCCATGACCACCCGGGTATAGTCCGGACTGGACCAGTGGCGGATGCCAAGCAGGGTCAGCCCGTCCTTGAGCTTTGCCGCCGGAACAGCGGCCTGCTTCGGAATCACGGCTGGTTTTGTGCCTGCGGATTGTGGCTGCTCGGGCGTTGTCTGTTCGGGCTTCGCCTGGGCAGACGCCTCGGGCCTTGCCGGTTCACCGCCCTGAATTCGCGCCAGGAGCTCGCGAGCCTCGGAGACCTTGTCGCCTTTGGGGTAGTCGTCGATGACGGCCTGTAAAACCCTGGCTGCCCGAGCGGAATCCTTGAACTGTTCCAGCCAGACCAGCCCCATGCGGAACAGGGCGTCATCGGCCCAGCCATGCTTCTTGTAAACGGCGAGCATGCGGTCGTAGGCTTCGAGCGCCTTGAGCCGGTCGGTCCGGGAAAAAGAGCGGCGGGCCAGCTCCTCATAGCATCTGCCGAGAAAAAACATGGAGCGGGGCGCATACTCGCTTTTGGGATCAGCCCCAAGAGAGCGCAAAAACGGCTTCATGACCGCTTCCCACTCCGCCCGCAGCCCGGCCCTTTTTTCGTTGGCCAGCAATGAATTGAAGGCGGTGACCCCGCGCGTGTACTCGCTCTTGGCCGAAGCCAGGGCAACACAGGCAAACCCAAGCACCAGCACCAGGGCAAAAACGATTCCAAGCGGTTTTCGTAAAGACATCCTTATTCCACGGTCACGGATTTGGCCAAATTCCGGGGCTGGTCCACGTCCTTGCCCAGGTAGACGGCCATTTCATAGGCGAAAAGCTGCACTGCCGGCAGCACCAGAAAACTCTTCAGCGGCCCCCACATGTCGGGCAGGACCCATGGGTCCTCGACGGCAGG
It includes:
- a CDS encoding N-acetylmuramoyl-L-alanine amidase, producing the protein MSLRKPLGIVFALVLVLGFACVALASAKSEYTRGVTAFNSLLANEKRAGLRAEWEAVMKPFLRSLGADPKSEYAPRSMFFLGRCYEELARRSFSRTDRLKALEAYDRMLAVYKKHGWADDALFRMGLVWLEQFKDSARAARVLQAVIDDYPKGDKVSEARELLARIQGGEPARPEASAQAKPEQTTPEQPQSAGTKPAVIPKQAAVPAAKLKDGLTLLGIRHWSSPDYTRVVMDITQDAHYERALVEKAKNGNKQLQITLQQAGIAADVMPVRSIEDGILSKIQVAPDPAGGALITFDLMAMDHYRVFTLPEPYRVVIDIYGAAGGTTQKSGAVAAASDVEVDHVQAALAELQAKQAQPASSKKDAAVKQAGKIPATKSTAAKTKPPVQAAAKGTSPPAAKTPEIKVSSTQKKYTGSLVEQLGLKVRTIMIDAGHGGKDPGAVANGLHEKKLNLRMAKILGEMLKEQGFEVHYTRTGDTFIPLEERTAMANAKNADLFISIHCNAHKDKTVNGLEVYYLNLATDAQAVRVAARENGVSAKKISDMQFILSDLMLNSKINESRQMAALVEEETLRIMRSKYALSSHGSKGAFFYVLTGARMPSILVELGYLTNAKEAGRLNTDAYLKSMAQGLTRGVLAYKKKLERFALNSSGKS